From the genome of Pelobacter propionicus DSM 2379, one region includes:
- the cydB gene encoding cytochrome d ubiquinol oxidase subunit II: MEAHAFQIIWFVLWGVLWSFYFMTDGFVLGTGFMSGFLAKSDTERRVLINTVGPIWDGNEVWLVTAGGATFAAFPTTYALMFSNLYTALLLLLFALIVRGVAFEFRGKIDSPSWKKGWDRAITIASFLPSLLFGVAFGNIFKGIPMRNDFSASIFAYDGSLLTLLNPYGLLTGILFVMLFAVHGSLYAAIKTTGDLSQRAAAMANRLWFPLLAVAVLFLGATYPATRLYDNYLKSPLLLIIPLIAVSSLLLVKLYASRDRLHMAFLFSCLTIVFVCYTGVAGLFPNLIPSSIDPASNLTIYNSSSSLLTLKIMTGVALIFVPIVIAYKAWVYRIFRARVTSEDVLESSEAY; this comes from the coding sequence ATGGAAGCACATGCATTTCAGATCATCTGGTTTGTTCTCTGGGGCGTGCTCTGGAGCTTCTACTTCATGACCGACGGATTTGTCCTGGGAACCGGGTTCATGTCCGGCTTCCTGGCAAAGAGCGATACGGAACGGAGAGTGCTGATCAATACGGTTGGCCCGATATGGGACGGTAACGAGGTCTGGCTGGTCACCGCCGGCGGCGCGACCTTCGCCGCCTTTCCCACCACCTATGCCCTGATGTTCAGCAATCTCTACACGGCGCTGCTGCTGTTGCTCTTCGCCCTGATCGTGCGGGGGGTTGCCTTCGAATTCCGCGGCAAGATCGACAGTCCCTCCTGGAAGAAGGGCTGGGACAGAGCAATCACCATCGCCAGTTTCCTGCCCAGCCTGCTCTTCGGCGTAGCCTTCGGCAACATCTTCAAGGGCATCCCCATGCGCAACGACTTCAGCGCCAGCATTTTTGCCTACGACGGCTCCCTGCTGACCCTGCTCAACCCCTACGGCCTGCTGACCGGCATCCTGTTCGTCATGCTCTTCGCGGTCCACGGTTCCCTGTACGCAGCCATCAAGACCACCGGAGATCTTTCCCAACGGGCGGCCGCCATGGCCAACCGGCTCTGGTTTCCGCTGCTGGCAGTGGCGGTGCTCTTCCTGGGCGCAACCTATCCGGCCACACGGCTGTACGACAACTACCTGAAGAGCCCGCTGCTGCTGATCATCCCGCTCATCGCCGTCTCATCCCTGCTTCTGGTCAAACTCTACGCCTCCCGTGACAGGCTGCACATGGCCTTTCTCTTCTCCTGCCTGACCATCGTCTTCGTCTGCTACACCGGAGTTGCCGGACTTTTCCCCAACCTGATCCCCTCCAGTATCGACCCGGCCTCCAACCTGACCATCTACAACTCCTCCTCCAGCCTGCTGACCCTGAAGATCATGACCGGCGTTGCGCTGATCTTCGTCCCGATCGTGATCGCCTACAAGGCCTGGGTCTACCGCATATTCCGGGCACGGGTCACCAGCGAGGATGTCCTGGAGAGTTCCGAGGCCTATTGA
- a CDS encoding RrF2 family transcriptional regulator, which translates to MMELTRKGEYAIRGIVYLASRPGDQVCLLSEIAAAVDVPQTFLAKIFQQFSKIGLVRSYRGTGGGFMLGRAPEKITLLEVVEAVEGPVVPNRCVIGAGECDRSVACRVHPVWIEVQHEVRAILARVTLKELAGM; encoded by the coding sequence ATGATGGAACTAACCCGCAAGGGAGAATACGCAATACGGGGTATCGTTTACCTGGCTTCACGCCCCGGCGACCAGGTTTGCCTGCTGAGCGAGATCGCGGCAGCGGTTGACGTACCCCAGACATTTTTGGCCAAGATATTCCAGCAGTTCAGCAAAATCGGCCTGGTACGGTCCTATCGCGGAACCGGTGGTGGTTTCATGCTCGGCCGCGCCCCGGAAAAGATCACCCTGCTGGAGGTGGTGGAGGCCGTGGAGGGACCCGTCGTTCCCAACCGCTGCGTCATCGGCGCCGGCGAATGCGACCGCTCCGTAGCCTGCCGCGTTCACCCGGTCTGGATCGAAGTACAGCATGAGGTGCGCGCCATCCTGGCCAGGGTAACCCTCAAGGAACTGGCCGGCATGTAG
- a CDS encoding cytochrome ubiquinol oxidase subunit I, which produces MDTLLLSRLQFAVTCMFHFIFVPLTLGLSIMVAWMETRYCMTGDETWLRMTRFWGKLFLINFALGVVTGITMEFQFGMNWAEYSRYVGDIFGAPLAIEATVAFFLESVFIGLWIFGWDKVSQKVHLLSIWLVAIATNLSGLVILLANAWMQNPVGYVLRNNRAEMTDFIAVLTNPYGLIKFGHQITAAYTLAAFFVMGISAWHLLRNNELDFFKRSFRQAALFGLAGCLLAAMVGDLSSVEVAKVQPAKFAAMESVWETKKGADLNLLQVPDEKNERNSLEAFSIPNMISLLAFRDANAEVTGLKSFPRELRPPVLPVFLSFRVMVGLGVYFILASLIAVIISFKGHPERHRLFLTLLVFSLPLPYIANQLGWLVAEMGRQPWIVYGVLKTADAVSTSVSATQVAISLAGFTLLYGGLGVIDIYLLAKYARKGPDSDGSGIINLAGRA; this is translated from the coding sequence ATGGACACATTACTGCTCAGTCGACTACAATTCGCCGTAACCTGCATGTTCCATTTCATTTTCGTACCGCTGACCCTGGGACTCTCCATCATGGTGGCCTGGATGGAGACCCGCTACTGCATGACCGGTGACGAAACCTGGCTGCGCATGACCAGGTTCTGGGGCAAGCTGTTTCTGATCAACTTCGCCCTGGGAGTGGTAACCGGCATAACCATGGAGTTCCAGTTCGGCATGAACTGGGCCGAGTACTCCCGCTACGTGGGCGACATCTTCGGCGCCCCCCTGGCCATCGAGGCCACCGTGGCCTTCTTCCTGGAGTCGGTCTTCATCGGCCTCTGGATCTTCGGCTGGGACAAGGTTTCCCAAAAGGTGCACCTGCTCTCCATCTGGCTGGTGGCAATCGCAACCAACCTCTCCGGCCTGGTGATCCTGCTGGCCAATGCCTGGATGCAGAACCCGGTGGGCTACGTGCTGCGCAACAACCGGGCGGAAATGACCGACTTCATCGCCGTGCTCACCAACCCCTATGGCCTGATCAAATTCGGGCACCAGATTACCGCCGCCTACACCCTGGCGGCCTTCTTCGTCATGGGCATTTCGGCCTGGCACCTGCTGCGCAACAACGAACTGGACTTTTTCAAGCGCTCTTTCCGTCAGGCTGCGCTGTTCGGCCTGGCGGGATGCCTGCTGGCCGCCATGGTGGGCGACCTCTCTTCGGTGGAGGTGGCCAAGGTCCAGCCGGCCAAGTTCGCCGCCATGGAGTCGGTCTGGGAGACGAAAAAAGGGGCTGACCTGAACCTGCTGCAGGTTCCGGACGAAAAGAACGAGCGCAACTCACTGGAGGCGTTTTCCATCCCCAACATGATCAGCCTGCTGGCATTCCGCGACGCCAACGCCGAAGTCACCGGCCTGAAGAGCTTCCCGCGCGAACTGCGGCCGCCGGTGCTGCCGGTGTTCCTCAGTTTCCGCGTCATGGTCGGCCTGGGGGTCTACTTCATCCTGGCCAGCCTGATCGCGGTGATCATCTCCTTCAAGGGGCATCCCGAACGTCACCGTCTGTTCCTGACCCTGCTGGTGTTCTCGCTGCCGCTCCCCTATATCGCCAACCAGCTGGGCTGGCTGGTTGCTGAAATGGGGCGTCAGCCCTGGATCGTCTACGGTGTCCTGAAAACCGCCGACGCCGTATCCACGAGTGTCTCCGCCACCCAGGTGGCCATTTCCCTGGCGGGCTTCACCCTCCTCTACGGTGGATTGGGGGTTATCGACATCTATCTGCTGGCAAAATACGCCCGCAAGGGTCCCGACAGCGACGGTTCCGGCATCATCAATCTGGCAGGGAGGGCATAG